In the Candidatus Bathyarchaeia archaeon genome, GCGCCGACCACCTACTAGAGGAAAACACCCAAATCACTTCGGTGCAAGCCGAAAAAATGACGCTGGACGAAGTGCAAGCGGCGCTGGAGCAAAACGGCATAACCTGCCCCGACTGCGGCGGAAGCTTTGGACCACCCAAACAGTTCCTCACAATGTTCGAAACCACCATCGGCCCCTACTCAGGCGCCACCGGGTACGGCAGACCCGAAGCCGCACAAGGCATATTTGTAGAGTTTAACCGCCTCTACTCCGCGGCACGCGAAAAACTCCCCTTCGGCGTCATCCAAATCGGCCATGCACTACGCAACGAAATATCCCCAAGACAAGGCCTGCTTAGGCTGCGGGAATTCACCATCTGCGACTTGGAGTTCTTCTTTGACCCTGAAGAACCCTGCTGCCGCCCGCTAAAGGATGTGGAAAAAGAGGTTTTGCCCATTCTGGTTTGTGATAAACGAGAAAAAAACTGCGAAGACGTAACCAACTTCACCGTCAGAGAAGCCCTTGACAAAGGCATCATCCGTAGCGAATGGCAAGCCTTCTTCATGGCGTTGGCAAAGCGTTTGCTTACGGAAATTGGGGTTCCCGCCGAGCGGCAAAGGTTCATTGAGAAACTGCCCTGGGAAAAAGCCCACTACAGCAGCCAAAGCTTTGACCAAGAAGTGCTTTTAGACCGCTACGGCTGGACAGAAGTTTCAGGGCACGCTTACCGCACGGACTTTGACTTAGGCTGCCACATGAAAGCCAGCGGCGTAGACCTGCAGGTCTTCAAAGAATATCCCACCCCCATGGAAACCGAAAAGTGCGTGGTTAAACCGGTAATGGCGAAGATGGGTCCTGCATTCAAGAAAGACGCCGCCAAAGTCTGCGAGCTCCTCTCCAAAGCCGACCCCGAAGCAGTTTCCGCGGCGCTGGAAAAAGACGGCTTCTTCATCACTGACGGCTTTAAGGTGCTTCCAGAACATGTGCAAATAGCCAAGCAGAAAGAGGTTGTGCGCGGCAAACGGTTCATTCCGCATGTGGTGGAACCGAGTTTCGGCTCCGACCGCCTCTTCTACGTTGCATTAGAATACGCCTATGGACTAAAAGAGGACCGCGTAGTCATGGGTTTCCCCAAAAGCATAGCACCTTTGCAAATCGGAGTTTATCCTTTGATGAGCAAAGACGGCTTAGCGGAAAAAGCTCAAGAAATCCAAAAGCAACTGGTGCAAGCAGGTTTCATGGTGGAGTTTGACGAAGCAGGCTCCATCGGTCGACGTTACGCACGCGCCGACGAAGCTGGCATCCAGTTAGGCATAACCATAGACTACGAAACGCTCAGTGAAGGCACAGTGACGATACGTGACCGCGACTCGTGGCAACAAGTCCGCAGCGAAATCAAAAATTTACCCCAGCTACTTCAACACTATTTCCAGGGAAAAACAAAATTTGAAGAATTAGGCGTTTTACTGGAATGCTGAGAGCTATCTTTTTTAATGTACCCACGCACTATGGTTTAGAAAAATCAGTGTTGAATATGGACGGGAAATGAAAGTGGTACTTCCAGCTGAAACAGAAGAGCGTGTGAAACGTCGAGCCTTAACAGCCTGCCAAGACAACTTACGCAAGGTGCTGGAGGTAACTCGAAAAATCCCCCAAATGGCAGAACACTTCGCCAGCGGCGACAAAGCAAGCGCAAACCAGCTTTTTAGCCAAATCAAACAAGGCGAAGAAGAAGTCATCAAAGCCAGGCAACTGGTCAGCCAAGAACTTGCCGAAATAGGCGCCATCCTTTTAGCCAGAGAAGACTTCTTGCGGTTCACCAATTTAACCAGCGAAATCGCCGACTTCTCCGAAGGCATCGCCTTTTACCTTGTTCAACTCATGGAGCACAACTGGAATGTTCCCGCTGACGTCCGCCAAGACCTGCAAAAGCTTTCTGACGCCGTTTTGGAAACGGTGCTTAAACTACGGGAAACCATGATGGTTCTCAGCTACGGCTCAACCAAAACGCTGGAGAAAGCCAAAGACGTGGAAATCGCAGAACGCATCGTAGATGAATACTACCGCACATTATCCATTAAAGTTTTAAGCAGCAACCTAGATTTGCCCGCGTTGTTCATACTGCGGGATGTCTTGCAGCTTTTGGAGAATTCAGCAGACAAAGCTGAGGATGCTGCGGACGCAGTCAGACTGTTATCCTTCATAATGTGACCTGAAGGCGGTTAGCATGCTAAAGAAGTCTGAGCCTGAGAAAATCAAAGTTGAATTGCTAGAAAACTTTTTGGTCGTTTGGAACCCCGAGGAAGGCTCACAACTCTACAAAAACGGCTACTACGGCAAACCGTTAGGCATTGCAAAACCCAAAATCCCCGAATTCAACGTGCCCCTCATTTTGGATTTAATGGAAGGCATGTACTTAGCCGACAAAGGCACAGTTACAATTTTTGAGGGACCCACCAAACGCAAGGTTGGGTTAACAAAGCTCAAGCAGAAGGCAAAGCAGCTTTACGAGGAATTTGACGAAAAATACACCGTTTACCGCAACCTCAGGGAAAGCGGGTTAATTGTCACGCCAGGCATAAAGTTCGGCTGCGACTTCGCCGTCTACAAGTACGGTCCAGGCGTTGAACACGCCCCGTACATGGTGTCAGTGAAAACGGCAAACGCAGACATATCCGCCACCGAAATCGTCAAAGCAGGACGCTTAGCGACAACGGTACGCAAACGCTTCATCATCGCCGTCCCTGAAGCCGACACCAAAGAAGTAAAGTACCTGATTTTCAAGTGGTTCAAAGCATAAAATAAATACAGACGGCTAATTTGCCGTCAAAGTTTGGTTATTGAAGTCGCCGCGGGCGTGTTGATGGGGGTAGATTTTTGACTTGGTCACACTGCTACCTTCCTCAATGACAACATCGTCGGCAATTACGGCGATATCCGAAATCTTGGTCGGATGATGCGAACTTGAGGACACTGTGGTGTGTCTACCGATTATGCTGTCACGAATTTCCACATGGTCACCAATTGTGGCGCGGTCCATTATTGCAGAATTCTCCACCACAACCCCTTTTCCAATGCGAGTAAAGTTGTCGATACAAGAGTTCACGATTCGCACGCCATCCTCAATCTGGCAGTGCCGACCGATAAGAACGGCGCCTTCGATTTCGATTTTTCCCTGCTTAATTTTACGCACAATTTCCTGTCTGCGTATTGCGGCATCGTTGCTTTCGCCTTGTACCCAAATCTGTTTGTCGGGGCTTATCCTCCCGCCAAAGTCTGTAAGCATCTTAAAGCCGCCGTGCAACAGGTTTTTCATGGCGTCCAAATAGTTTTTTGGGGTACCCACGTCAAACCAGCTGCCTTTTAGCGTGTAGCCGTAAACGGGGCGTTCTGTCTGAGTGAGGTAAGGGATGAAGTCGTAGCCAAAATCTAGGCGGTTTTTGGTGCGTGTTACATCTTTTAGGGCTTTTTCCTTGAAAACCTTCTTGATTTCAGGCGAAACCACATACAAACCAGTGTTAGCAAGGTTGCTTGGGGCATCTTTGGGCAAGGGTTTCTCAACAAAACGGCGTATGCGGCTGTTCTTATCGATGTCTGCAATACCTAAACCTTCAACATTGTCAACTTCCCGAAGAACAATGGTCATGATGGCGCCTTTGTCACGGTGAAACTGCATGATGTCTTTGACGTTTATGTCAAATATGTTGTCGCCTTGCACGGCAAACACGGGGGTGTTAACGTCGTAGTAGTCCATGTTTATTCGGGCTGAGTCGGCGCTTCCGATGTCGTCAACGTTGGGTTGATATTTTATGTGAATGCGGGGTTTGATGTTGTATCGGACCGAGAAACCATACCCTGACTCAAAGTAATCGTATAGGTCGCGGTAGTTAGTGTATCCTTTTACGCCGAATATGAAGTGTCGTATACCCTGATTAGCAAGGGACAGCAAAGAAAACTCT is a window encoding:
- the glyS gene encoding glycine--tRNA ligase; translation: MSDNVKCDKTVCDKFTAINELARRRGFYWNSYEIYGGAGGFVTYGPLGTRLKQNIENKLRELFVKQTGILEMESSVITPGKVFEASGHVDHFKEPMVECLKCNKRFRADHLLEENTQITSVQAEKMTLDEVQAALEQNGITCPDCGGSFGPPKQFLTMFETTIGPYSGATGYGRPEAAQGIFVEFNRLYSAAREKLPFGVIQIGHALRNEISPRQGLLRLREFTICDLEFFFDPEEPCCRPLKDVEKEVLPILVCDKREKNCEDVTNFTVREALDKGIIRSEWQAFFMALAKRLLTEIGVPAERQRFIEKLPWEKAHYSSQSFDQEVLLDRYGWTEVSGHAYRTDFDLGCHMKASGVDLQVFKEYPTPMETEKCVVKPVMAKMGPAFKKDAAKVCELLSKADPEAVSAALEKDGFFITDGFKVLPEHVQIAKQKEVVRGKRFIPHVVEPSFGSDRLFYVALEYAYGLKEDRVVMGFPKSIAPLQIGVYPLMSKDGLAEKAQEIQKQLVQAGFMVEFDEAGSIGRRYARADEAGIQLGITIDYETLSEGTVTIRDRDSWQQVRSEIKNLPQLLQHYFQGKTKFEELGVLLEC
- a CDS encoding DUF47 family protein, which encodes MKVVLPAETEERVKRRALTACQDNLRKVLEVTRKIPQMAEHFASGDKASANQLFSQIKQGEEEVIKARQLVSQELAEIGAILLAREDFLRFTNLTSEIADFSEGIAFYLVQLMEHNWNVPADVRQDLQKLSDAVLETVLKLRETMMVLSYGSTKTLEKAKDVEIAERIVDEYYRTLSIKVLSSNLDLPALFILRDVLQLLENSADKAEDAADAVRLLSFIM
- the endA gene encoding tRNA-intron lyase, which gives rise to MLKKSEPEKIKVELLENFLVVWNPEEGSQLYKNGYYGKPLGIAKPKIPEFNVPLILDLMEGMYLADKGTVTIFEGPTKRKVGLTKLKQKAKQLYEEFDEKYTVYRNLRESGLIVTPGIKFGCDFAVYKYGPGVEHAPYMVSVKTANADISATEIVKAGRLATTVRKRFIIAVPEADTKEVKYLIFKWFKA
- a CDS encoding sugar phosphate nucleotidyltransferase, giving the protein MSDNYAPLLGDSYDPERVRVIIPVGGKATRLLPLTSETSKACIRLLNRPLVEFSLLSLANQGIRHFIFGVKGYTNYRDLYDYFESGYGFSVRYNIKPRIHIKYQPNVDDIGSADSARINMDYYDVNTPVFAVQGDNIFDINVKDIMQFHRDKGAIMTIVLREVDNVEGLGIADIDKNSRIRRFVEKPLPKDAPSNLANTGLYVVSPEIKKVFKEKALKDVTRTKNRLDFGYDFIPYLTQTERPVYGYTLKGSWFDVGTPKNYLDAMKNLLHGGFKMLTDFGGRISPDKQIWVQGESNDAAIRRQEIVRKIKQGKIEIEGAVLIGRHCQIEDGVRIVNSCIDNFTRIGKGVVVENSAIMDRATIGDHVEIRDSIIGRHTTVSSSSHHPTKISDIAVIADDVVIEEGSSVTKSKIYPHQHARGDFNNQTLTAN